CAAGTCGGCCGTGATCCGTGGGTTTGCCGAACGAGTGCAAGGACGTTATTTCGAATACTTGCTCACGCGATTCAGCGAGCCGAACGAGCTATTCGGCCCGATCGACCTGGCACGGTTGCGCGAAGGGGCTGTGGCGACGGTGACCACAGGAATGCTGCCGGAGGCCGAGTTTGCGTTTCTCGACGAGCTGTTCAACGCCAATAGCGCCATCCTGAACAACCTGTTGACGGTGCTCAACGAGCGGCGATTCCGACGCGGAGCCGAGGTCCACCAGCTCCCCTTGCTCTCGCTGTTCACGGCCTCGAATCACCTGGCCGAGGACGAGGCGCTCAACGCGCTCTTCGATCGGTTCCTGATTCGATGTCATGTGGATCACTTGCCTCGGGAGGCGATGCCCCGATTACTCTCGGCCGGCTGGGACCTGGAGCGCACCGAGTCCTCCGTGGCGGGGGTTTCGGCCGGAGACCTGAGAGCCCTCTCGCGCCGGATCTTCGACGTCGATCTCTCGGGAGTGTCCGGCCCGTACGCGGATCTGGTCTGGAAGATCCGGGATCTCGGGCTGGCGCTCTCAGACCGTCGAGCGGTGAAGGTCTTGAAGCTGGTCGCGGCCTCGGCGTTGCTGAGCGGCCGGAGTAAGGCGACGAAGTCGGACCTCTGGGTCTTGCGATCCGTCTGGGACCGCGAGGAGCAAATTGACCCGCTTCGGTCGCTCGTCGGCACGGTTCTCGAGCAGGCAGCCGAGGAGGAGCCCGAGGTTCCCCGGCACCCCCTGGCCGAGCCTCCCGATCGGGTCGACGGCGAGGACCTCGCCCGGCAACTCGACGCCGTGGCCCGGCAGCTTGATGAGGCGAAGGAGCGTCCCCTGACCCTGCTCGCCGCCGCCCGTCTCCGCGACCGCCTGGCCGAGCTGAGCGATCGAGCGGCCTGGGTAGCCGACGAGAAGGCCAGGGATCATCTGATCAAACGGGCCTCGGCGCTGCTCGATCGTCTGGGGTGAAGCGGGTTCGATCGGTCTGAAGTCCCGCTCCAATCGCACTGACCTCAACGGGGTGGATGTTTCTCTCGACCTCGCAACGGAACGGCTCATGAAACCTCCTGTTGCCGCTTCGCACCACGAATCAACGCCGCTGGAGGGAGTTCGAGTGGCCCGGATCGGGCGATCGGACCTGGCGGCGCTGGCGAGGTTGCGCGGTCGGCCAGACGTGAGGGTGCAGGCCGAAGGGGAAGACGAAGGAACACGGGAACGGGTCTGGGTGGCCTGGGAGCCTCCGGATCGAGGCCAGCGCGACGAGGTGGTCGAGGCGTTGCTGCCGGTCTCGGGGGTCATCTTCGCCCGGATCGGAGAAGGGGGGGAATGGTCTCGGGTCGGGCGATTCCTGCCCGAGTTCGGGCAAGGGCCTCCAGAGGGCATCGGGCACCGGGAATGGGGCTGGCCCCTGGATCGGGTCCTCGTGCCGGGAGCGATTCGAGGCAATGCGCCCGGGTCGGTGGTCGAGACGGCTCGACTTCGCCTGGTCCGGGACGATCGCGATCGGCCAGCGACGGCCCTGCTGGCGACGATCGAGGCCCTCTTGCCCTGGGTCGAAATGGCGCCAACGGCCCGTTTGCGAGGGCTTCGGGGGAGCCGATCGGGAGATCGGGTGCTCGTGATCGGCCATCGCTTGCCGCCGATCGGCGGTCTGGGCCGGTTCTGGGGAACCCGAGTGCTCGTGCCGGTCGGTTTCCGGCCCGATCCCCCGTTGCCCGAGCCGATGCTGGCCGAGGCAGTCGGCCTGGGCGACGGTGATCTGGCTCTAATGGATTCGGAGGGGAAGGTCGAGGTCATCCCGGAGCGTTGCCTGTCGGTCGTCTCGCGAGGGGCGATCCGGAGGATGGCCGGGATCGAGACACGATTGATCGACGCGAACGCAGGGAAGGGGGGCTCGCCATGATCTCGGCCGACGCCTACCTCCACCTTCCAGACGCGTATGCAAGATGGCTCGGCGGCCTGCGGTGGTCGGTCGCGGGAGAGGCCCTGGAGTTTCCCGACGGCAAAACCTTCGTGTTCAGCCGCGAGCTGTCGCTGTTTCTCGACGGCTTCGCGACCGGTCGCGACCCGATCCACTTTGCTCATCTGCTGCACCTGATGCACCTCCTGCTCCGAGGGCCCTTGACCCTCAGCGAGGCCGACGACTTTCCGATGGACCTGCCGGGGGCCTTCAGCGTGCTGGGCCGTCCGCACCGCAACGCAGGGGCCTTCTGCGCCATGCTCTGCGAAGGGGTCCCCTCACTGCCCGATCCGCCCGAGATCGAGACCGTCTGTCTGACCCTGACCGCCGGAGCCGTGGTCGAGATCGCCTCGATCGGGATGGATCGGCCCGGTCACGTCGGTCTGCGAAGATCGAGCGATCGCTCGCTCAGAGGGCGAGGAGCGACGCCGGCTCTGCCGCTGGACGATCCGCCAATGACCCCGGCGGAGTTCGAGCGATGGGTGCTCGATCGCCTGATCCGCCAGCGTCCGGAAGCAATTCGCCACTGGTTGCGCGTCGGTCGAGGTCCGGAGCAACCCGCCGAAGCCCTGGCCGATCGGATCGAGCACGAGCGCCCACGAACGTACCGATCGGCGCTGGAGCCGTTGCTGGAGCGTCCGAGGCTCTCGGCGTCGGCCCTGTTGATCGACCGCCTGGTCGGGGCATTGGCCCTGCCCCCTCGTCGCCGATCAATCGAAACCTTGCCGACCGGCGGCTATGCCGACCTGGCCAACCGAGGGGCCCCCGAGCGCCTCTTGCTCAGCCAACTGGCAATCGACGCCGAGGAGTTCGTCAGGCGCTTCGCCGAGCGAGAACTGCTGTACTATCAACGCGAAGAACCGCACGCGGAGGAGTCGGAAACCCTGGTCGTGCTGCTCGACCAGGGGGTGCGGACCTGGGGAGGGATTCGAACGGTTTTGGCCGCGGCCGTGGTGGCGCTGGCCGGCCTGGCCGATCGCCGGGGGGTGCGGTTGCTGCTCGGCGTGTCGAGCGATCCCACGAGGCGGGTGGACCCGATCCGCTGCGACCCGGAACAACTGGCCGCCTTGCTCGAAGCGAGTGAGCTGTCACCCCATCCGAACCCGCTGCTCGACTCGGTCGTGAGCGAAGGGGAGCGTCAGCGGCGCGATCTGGTCCTGCTGACCCACCCGAAGACCCTGGAGGAGCCGGAGATCGAGGCCACGGCCCGGGGCCTTGCCGAAGGGGACCGGCTTTTTGCCGTGCTCGTGAACGATCGGCGAGACGTGCAAGTGGCCGAGGTCCGTCGCGGCCGGCCGGTCATCCTGTCGCGTTTTCGGGCCGAGCCGATCGACCCTCCCACAACGAGCCCCCCCCCGGATCGTCGCCGGCCGAGGAACGTGCCGCCCGGCTCCTGGATTGGCGACGTGGAGCCGATCGGCTTCCCGTTCCGGCTCACTCCGGCTGTGGACCGTGCGCCGAGGGGCGAGGAACCGCGGTTTGCCTTCGACGCCTCGGGAGAGTGGTTTGCGGTCCTCGGCCGGTTCGGAGTGCCTCATCTCTGGCGGCTCAACGGATCGGTCCACGAGCCGTTGCCTCGCGGATTCTCCGGGGGAGAGGTCGTGCGCGAGGCCGACATGATGATCGGCGTGGCCGGCGGGTTCGTCGTCCTCGGCCGAATCGGCGAGGAAGGGCGGCCGGTGGCCGTGCATTACGACCTCGTGGCCCGTCGGGTCCGGGTGTTCGTCAAGTATCTCTCGAACGAGCGAGACTGGACCTGGTTCTACCTTCGAGAATCGCACGCGCTGGTGGCCCGAGGCTCCGACGAATGCTGGTACCTGGACCTTCGGACCGGAGGCCGGTTCTCGTCGCAGGACCGCAGCGCTTCGGAGATCGTTTCGCGCGACCTGCAACGGGTCGAGGCGATGCCCGTGGCTCCCCCTTCCCTGGTCACCCTTCACGACGACGACACCAGCCCGTCGTTCGGCCCTTCGGTTCGTCTCCGTCGGGAGAGCGGGACGATCGCAGTCGAAGGGATGGACCCGCCCTGGCGACGCTTCCGCCCCGTCTCCGAGGGCCGCCCGTTGCTCCAGGGGCACCGGCTGGAGGCTGCCCGATGCTGCGGTCAGACCCTGGCCATTTTCGCCATCGAGAACGACGCGACCGAAGGCCGCTGGTGGATTTTCCGGAAGCTCGGTGCCGACCTGGTTCCAATCGTTCCAACGGCGCAAATGCCCCGGAGAAGGGACGAGCTGACCCTGTCATCGGACGGAAGCCATGCCGCGTTACGTTGTGAGGGCAATGTTTACGCGGTTTACGCTCTGGAGTCCTCCCCTGTCTTGCTCTTGCAATGGACCGGCGGGGACCGCCCGGCTCGAAGGGGGGATCGGCATCGCAGGAGTCGGATGACGGTGAGCCTCGGGCGCGACTGGATCCTGCTCCAGGATGCTCCTCATGCGGCCTTGATCCATTGGGAGGGGACCCGGCTCGGCTTGCGGTTCGCCAGGGGAGACCCGGAGACTGTCCGTCGCGAACTGTTCCGAAACGGAGGCCCGGCCGCGCCGGGGCTTTCCGAGGCGGCTCCGGGGCCGCTCCCCCCTTGGGCTCGGTACGACCCGGATCGCTTCGAGGCCACGGCAAGAGGGCTTGGTCTGGTGGCGGTCGTCGACGCGTTCGGGCAGGTCGTCCTCGCTGATGCCTCGGGAACCGTGCTTGCCCTGCTCGCCTTTTCCCGAGGATCACTTGCCGCCTGGTTGCCCGATGGCGCTCGATTCGGCTCCATTCGGCTCACCGGAACCGCCGCGACCCCCGGCGCGGAAGATCGGCTGGCCTCAGCGCTCCGCCTGGCCTCCCGATCGAGCCCGATTGCCTGAAGCCCAGCGATGAGTCACCACCCATGACCGATCCTCCGACCCTGATCCTCCCGATCCGATTGAAACGCCAACCGGAGTCCTTGCCGGCCGAGGCGGTCGTCTTGCGGTCGGGAATCGACATGACGGCGGCGGCCCTGACCTTGCTGGCGGCGTTGGAAGCGGATCGGCCCGGGTCGGCCCGGGTCTTCCGGTTGCATGAAGGGCTGCTGGTGACGGCCGGATCGTTTGCGGAGTTCCGGGTGATCGTGCCGGGAGCGATTCGATTGCGGAAGCAAGGCCGCGCCCTGTATCTGCCGGTCGATGCCGAGCTGTTCCCGAGCTTGCTCGACGATGAGATCCAGGGGATGACCCGAGATGTCGGGCTCGTGCTCTTGCCGGGAGGGCTCGTCCTGGAGTTCGACCCGAGCCGACCCCTCGGAATGGCCGACCTGTTGACGGTCGACCGAGGCGAGCCCAGGGGCTGGGAGGCACTTCCCGAAGGTCCCCGACAGGCGGATCGCCTGGTTGAAGTGACCTTCGAGCCGATTGACGAGGGCGGACGGAGCGGGACCGGATCACCGATCGATCCCGAATCGCTCGAGATCGCCACCGAGGACCCGAGACCCGAGAACACCGGGACGGCTCGCCGGTTGCTCGGTGGGGCCGCCCTGGGAGCAGGGCAGGGAATGATGCGGCTCGGCCGGGCCCTGGGATCGCAAGGCCTGGCGGGACTGGGGGCAAAGTGGGCGTCGTCGGCCCTTCGGATGGCGCCGAGGCTGGGGGAGTCGCTCTTCGGCAAGCAGGAGACGGCCTTGCGCGAGCTGCTCCGCGAGTTCCGCGAGGGGAACGTCGAGCGAGCCCTCCGCCGAGCCCTGCCGATCGGGAAGGGGACCGATCGCGGGGCCTCGATTGCCGGATCGGCCGATCTGCCGGATCGGGAGCCGCGATACTCCCTGGCCGAGATCCTCGGCAGAACCTTCTCGCGAGGAGGGAGCGATCCGTCGAGCGTCTGGTTCGGGGGGATCGACGTTCAGCAGGAGCTGATCCGGGAATATCACCGGGCCGCGCAGGATGCCGAGCGTCGGGGAGACTTCCGACGGGCCGCCTTCATCTACGCGAAGCTGCTGCAAGAGGATCGCCTTGCCGCCAACATCTTGCTCCAGGGAGGCTTGGCGCGGGATGCGGCCCTGATTTTCCTGGAAAAGCTGGGAGATCGGGCCGCCGCGGCTCGGGCCTTCGAGGTGGCCGGAGAGTTCGACCGCGCGATCGAGCTCTACCGATCGACCGATGAGTTTGAGCGTCTTGGGGATCTGTATACCCGCCTTGGCGAACCCGACGAGGCGCTGGCGGCGTACGTTCAGGCCGCCGATCAGATTGTCGAGCAAGAGGGAGACCATCTGAAGGCCGGAAGGCTGCTCCGATCGCGAGCCGATCGGCCCGATCTGGCCCTGGCTCGATTCGAAGTCGGCTGGAAGGCAAGGCCCTGGCCCAACGCGATCGGTTGCGCTATTGAGCTGGCCAGGGCGCTGACCGAGTCGGGCGACGGGACGAGACTCCGGGAACTGGTGGACGAGGCCGAGACGCTGTTCACTCCCCTCGGCCTGGAGGCCGATGCGTCTCGCTTCTACAACGAGCTGGCCGAGCTGGCCGAGCAGGCGTCGCTGGCCCCCTGGCGAGACGCCCTGCGAGACCGGGCCTTGATGGGCCTGGCCGGCAAGCTTCGGCAGCGGGCCGAGGCCGAAGGAGGGGCGCCGGGGATCGTCTCGGCACTCTTCGGCCCGGCCCGGCAATGGTCGGCCGATCTGATTCGAGACGCCGAGTACGCGGTCCGGTCGCAGCGCGCCCGCACCTCCGACGTCTCAACGACCCCTGCCCCCCGACCGAGTCGAACGTTCCGGATTGCCGACGGGCCGTTGACGAGCACGGCCGTGGCCCAGAGGGCGGGCCTGGCGTTTGTTGGCAATGCGAGGGGAGAGGTGGTGCAGCTCGACCTGGCGACCGGGCAGACCTCCCGGGTCGGGCGATACGCCATGCCGGTCGCCTCGCTCGCGGTGGACGGGGCAGGCAGGCTGCTGGTCGTGCTCTGGCACGATCACACCACGAGCAGGACGGTGCTGGCCTCGTATTCGAGGCGGCCGGACGGCTCCTACGCGATGATCGAGGGGAGAACCGAGACGTGCCGATCGTCCGGGGAGCCGCCATTCCTCGTGCCGGCAGTCTCCGATACGATCGGGTCGGTCGGCCTCTGGGATGGTCGCCGCTATGTGCTCTTGCGGGGTGCCTCGTTGTCCCCCTGGACCGAGATCCCCCGAGACGCCAACTCCGCCGGCGGCCCTCCCGGTTCGGCCGTGCTGCTGCCCTCCCTCGACGGAGACGACGACGCGACGACCTTGCTCGAACTCGGCCCGGCCGACTCTTGGGCCTTGCTGGCGACCGAGATCGGTCCGATCGACCACCTGGCAATTCCCTGGGCCCCCGCGTCAAGCAAGCTGGGAGCGTGGCCGCCCCCCTTGAGCGTCTCGTGGCGGAGCGAGGGGAAACGGGTCTTGAAGCTCGTCGGCGTCGGAGAATCCGAAACGTTCTATCACACCGTGTTTGATTTAAAAGGCCTTGTGTCGACCACCTGTTCGGCCCACCTCGATGAGCCAGCCCGAGCGGCCGTGATCACCCCATCGGGCCTGATGGCCGGCGTGGGCGAGACGCGTGTGAACTGGTTTCGAATGGAGGGAGGGAGGATGTCGCGACGCTCATCGACGCCGGTTTCCCTCGGGCCTGCACTGTCGGCTGCGTCAAGCCCCCGGACGGGAGAGCTGGTGCTGATTCTTGTCGACGGCCAGGCCGAGCGTGTGGTCTGGCCCTTGCACTGACGCCTCGGGGCTCGTGAATGAAATCAAAGGACGTCTCCTTTTTTGGGGGATCATGTCGGATTTGTGCTGGCAAATCCGAAGTCCTTTTGAGATGTCTGGGATCTTGAAAGGTCTGGAGATGTCCTCGTGATTGGGTCGGCAGGGCTGTTGAGCTTCCGATCATTGTTTTGTTTCTCCCTTTTCGGTGATCGAGACCTCGATTCGGATCGGTGAATTTTCTGATTTGCAAAAATGGATTGATGTGCGCTCGAATCGAAGGATGGGTGTGTGTCGTCCTTCCCCCCCCCCCGCTCCTTGAAGGAACTGTGGACCATGATGTTCAAGAACAACCGCGTTGCAATCCGAGGCACAATGCTGCTGTCCGTGCTGATGCTTGCTCCGTCGCTGCCCGAGGTAAGGGCAGACGAGGGGAAGGATCGAGAACCGTTGATCGAAGGGATCGGGTCGTATGCGCGGAAGGTGAGCACGGATTCTCCGGAGGCGCAGCGCTATTTCGATCAGGGGTTGAACCTGCTCTTTGCCTTCAATCTGGAGGAGGCCGCGCGATCGTTCCGTCAGGCGGCCGAGCTGGACCCGTCGTGTGCGATGGCCTGGTGGGGCCTCGCGTACGCACAGGGGCCTCATATCAACCTGCCGGTGGTTGATGACGAGAAGGCAAAGGTGGCGTTCGAGGCGATCACGCGGGCCCAGGCTCCCGAGAGCCGCGCCAGCGACCTTGAGCGATCCCTCATCGACGCCCTGTCCCATCGATGCGTGCTTGATCCCCCCGAGGACCGCTTGCCGCTCGACCGGGCCTATTCCGAGGCCATGCGAGCCTTGCGCGAGCGTCATCCGGACGACCCGGACCTCGGCCCGTTGCTCGCCGAAAGCCTCATGAACTTGCGGCCCTGGGATCTCTACACGCAGCAAGGCGAGCCGAACGAGGGGACCGAGGAAATTGTCGCCCTGATCGAGGAATCGCTGGCGGTGTGCCCCGACCATCCCCTGGCCAATCACCTGTATATTCACGCGGTTGAGGCGTCAACCCGTCCCGATCGGGCGATCGCAGCGGCCGACCGGCTTCGGGAGCTTCAGCCAGGGCTCTCGCACAACGTGCACATGCCGTCGCATATCGATGTGCGGGTCGGCAACTGGGCGAAGGCCGAGGAGTCAAATCGAAAGGCGATCGCGGCCGACCGCACGTTCCTGGCATTCCGGCCCGACCCGGGGTTCTATGGGCTGTATATTGCTCATAATTATCACATGCTCGCGTATGCGGCCATGATGCGCGGCAAGAGCCAGGTGGCAATCGACGCCATCGACGAGATGATGACCTTGATGCCCGAATCCTGGGCGATCGAGCACGCGAGCATCGCCGACGGCTACCTGGCCATGCCGCTCGAAGTTCGGATGCGCTTCGGCCGCTGGGACGAGATCCTGGCCGCTCCCGAGCCTGATTCCGCCTTCCCGATCGCCCGGGCTCTGCGTCATTACGCTCGAGCCGTCTCGTTCGCTGCGCTCGATCGCGTGGAGGAGGCGAAGGCAGAGCAGGAGCTCTTTCTTCAAGCCCGCGACAGCGTTCCCGAAGGGGCGATCTTCGGCAACAACTCCGCCGCCGACCTGCTCGCCGTGGGAGAACACCTGATGCGCGGCGAGATTCTCTACCGCGACGCCCGGGAGGATGAGGCCTTCGCCTCCCTCCGCGAAGGGGTCCGACTCCAGGATCTCCTGCGATACTCCGAGCCCCCCGACTGGATCCAACCCGTCCGCCACCCCCTCGCCGCCGCCCTGCTCCAGTCGGGCCGCTTTGCCGAGGCCGAAGCCGTCTGCCGCGACGACCTCGCCCAGCACCCTCACAACGGCTGGGCCCTGTTCGGCCTGATGCAGGCCCTCGAATTCCAGGGCAAGGACGACGAGGCGAAGGCGGTTCGCACCGAGTGGGAGGAGGCCTGGAAGGAGGCCGACGTGGTCCTGACCTCCTGCTGCTTCTGCCAGCCGGGGTTCTGAGTGATTGACCCCGAGGGGGGTAGGGGCGGTCGGGC
The genomic region above belongs to Tautonia rosea and contains:
- a CDS encoding tetratricopeptide repeat protein encodes the protein MMFKNNRVAIRGTMLLSVLMLAPSLPEVRADEGKDREPLIEGIGSYARKVSTDSPEAQRYFDQGLNLLFAFNLEEAARSFRQAAELDPSCAMAWWGLAYAQGPHINLPVVDDEKAKVAFEAITRAQAPESRASDLERSLIDALSHRCVLDPPEDRLPLDRAYSEAMRALRERHPDDPDLGPLLAESLMNLRPWDLYTQQGEPNEGTEEIVALIEESLAVCPDHPLANHLYIHAVEASTRPDRAIAAADRLRELQPGLSHNVHMPSHIDVRVGNWAKAEESNRKAIAADRTFLAFRPDPGFYGLYIAHNYHMLAYAAMMRGKSQVAIDAIDEMMTLMPESWAIEHASIADGYLAMPLEVRMRFGRWDEILAAPEPDSAFPIARALRHYARAVSFAALDRVEEAKAEQELFLQARDSVPEGAIFGNNSAADLLAVGEHLMRGEILYRDAREDEAFASLREGVRLQDLLRYSEPPDWIQPVRHPLAAALLQSGRFAEAEAVCRDDLAQHPHNGWALFGLMQALEFQGKDDEAKAVRTEWEEAWKEADVVLTSCCFCQPGF
- a CDS encoding AAA family ATPase yields the protein MAELDPHASLVVNRLRSDVIEPLKRRFVGRDEVVDLIALAVVSGEHLFLLGPPGTAKSAVIRGFAERVQGRYFEYLLTRFSEPNELFGPIDLARLREGAVATVTTGMLPEAEFAFLDELFNANSAILNNLLTVLNERRFRRGAEVHQLPLLSLFTASNHLAEDEALNALFDRFLIRCHVDHLPREAMPRLLSAGWDLERTESSVAGVSAGDLRALSRRIFDVDLSGVSGPYADLVWKIRDLGLALSDRRAVKVLKLVAASALLSGRSKATKSDLWVLRSVWDREEQIDPLRSLVGTVLEQAAEEEPEVPRHPLAEPPDRVDGEDLARQLDAVARQLDEAKERPLTLLAAARLRDRLAELSDRAAWVADEKARDHLIKRASALLDRLG
- a CDS encoding tetratricopeptide repeat protein; the protein is MTDPPTLILPIRLKRQPESLPAEAVVLRSGIDMTAAALTLLAALEADRPGSARVFRLHEGLLVTAGSFAEFRVIVPGAIRLRKQGRALYLPVDAELFPSLLDDEIQGMTRDVGLVLLPGGLVLEFDPSRPLGMADLLTVDRGEPRGWEALPEGPRQADRLVEVTFEPIDEGGRSGTGSPIDPESLEIATEDPRPENTGTARRLLGGAALGAGQGMMRLGRALGSQGLAGLGAKWASSALRMAPRLGESLFGKQETALRELLREFREGNVERALRRALPIGKGTDRGASIAGSADLPDREPRYSLAEILGRTFSRGGSDPSSVWFGGIDVQQELIREYHRAAQDAERRGDFRRAAFIYAKLLQEDRLAANILLQGGLARDAALIFLEKLGDRAAAARAFEVAGEFDRAIELYRSTDEFERLGDLYTRLGEPDEALAAYVQAADQIVEQEGDHLKAGRLLRSRADRPDLALARFEVGWKARPWPNAIGCAIELARALTESGDGTRLRELVDEAETLFTPLGLEADASRFYNELAELAEQASLAPWRDALRDRALMGLAGKLRQRAEAEGGAPGIVSALFGPARQWSADLIRDAEYAVRSQRARTSDVSTTPAPRPSRTFRIADGPLTSTAVAQRAGLAFVGNARGEVVQLDLATGQTSRVGRYAMPVASLAVDGAGRLLVVLWHDHTTSRTVLASYSRRPDGSYAMIEGRTETCRSSGEPPFLVPAVSDTIGSVGLWDGRRYVLLRGASLSPWTEIPRDANSAGGPPGSAVLLPSLDGDDDATTLLELGPADSWALLATEIGPIDHLAIPWAPASSKLGAWPPPLSVSWRSEGKRVLKLVGVGESETFYHTVFDLKGLVSTTCSAHLDEPARAAVITPSGLMAGVGETRVNWFRMEGGRMSRRSSTPVSLGPALSAASSPRTGELVLILVDGQAERVVWPLH